In the genome of Drosophila yakuba strain Tai18E2 chromosome 3R, Prin_Dyak_Tai18E2_2.1, whole genome shotgun sequence, one region contains:
- the LOC6535279 gene encoding probable sodium/potassium/calcium exchanger CG1090 isoform X1, with protein sequence MVVRRRSRRARMWNMGLLFLIYYCVSIYSAKGDTKDGQSLPLDVGALAEDAGDAQANGEDTPERNTEENSVLDTTLSFEPQATTQSTPIHGAVPTWRPKRDNCTPPAIEQFPQPLMNKWARQHGGLIIHILVAVFTFFGLAIVCDEYFVASLDRLCEELKLSPDVAGATFMAAGSSAPELATVVIGVFFAKDDIGISGVIGSAVFNIMFVISVCALCSGTVCQLNWWPLVRDCFFYCVSILVMLIIIFNDVISCFESVVMLLCYVGYCVALHFNTELERWALGLNLPFKLPSKEEQSALVTYKNVPEGSYTQESVAQTQGQKATNDSESRCEKPQSDYQNYSDPNPTWDPNAAWGDENQPNPVANPPIDDWGTGHSGQENMGYHADQPESVVTGEEAAAAAKSGGQGVSTQATSAGGIDYYKSTEKQREPRRDPLVRPTEGGLPVLVFWYVVYPIHFLCKKTMPDCRQERYRNWYPFTFLMSMVWISFYSYFMVWMITVIGSTLAIPDTVMGLTFVAAGVSVPDALSSIAVIKEGFGDMAVSNAIGSNVFDILVCLGLPWFIQTAIIKPGSHVNVISKGLAYSTLSLFSTVIFLILSTHLNGWKLDKRLGIILMVWYLFFITLASLYELNVFGYMNPPECPSNY encoded by the exons ATG GTTGTACGCCGTCGATCCCGCCGTGCCCGCATGTGGAACATGGGCCTATTGTTCTTAATCTATTACTGCGTCAGCATATATTCCGCCAAGGGAGACACCAAAGACGGACAGTCTCTGCCTCTGGATGTGGGCGCTTTGGCCGAGGATGCTGGCGACGCCCAGGCCAACGGAGAGGATACTCCAGAGAGAAACACAGAGGAAAATTCCGTCCTGGACACAACCCTGTCGTTTGAG CCTCAGGCGACCACGCAATCGACCCCCATTCATGGCGCAGTTCCCACTTGGCGCCCAAAACGTGACAACTGCACGCCCCCGGCTATCGAGCAGTTCCCACAGCCGCTGATGAACAAGTGGGCGCGGCAGCACGGCGGCCTAATCATTCACATACTGGTAGCAGTCTTTACTTTCTTCGGGTTGGCAATAGTTTGCGATGAGTACTTTGTAGCCAGTCTGGATCGGCTTTGCGAGG AGCTAAAGCTATCGCCAGATGTAGCGGGAGCCACGTTTATGGCTGCCGGCAGCTCGGCACCTGAGCTGGCCACTGTGGTGATAGGAGTGTTCTTTGCTAAGGACGACATCGGCATCAGCGGAGTCATCGGATCGGCCGTATTTAACATTATGTTCGTGATTTCCGTCTGCGCCCTGTGCTCGGGTACCGTCTGCCAATTGAACTGGTGGCCCCTTGTGCGGGACTGCTTCTTTTACTGTGTTTCTATTCTCGTAAtgttaataattattttcaacgACGTTATATCCTGC TTTGAGTCCGTCGTCATGCTCCTCTGCTACGTAGGATACTGCGTGGCCCTCCACTTTAATACGGAGCTGGAACGCTGGGCACTGGGTCTAAATTTACCCTTCAAGCTGCCCAGTAAGGAGGAACAGTCAGCTCTGGTAACCTACAAAAACGTGCCAGAAGGCTCGTACACCCAGGAAAGTGTCGCCCAGACCCAGGGACAGAAGGCCACAAATGATAGTGAGAGCAGATGTGAGAAGCCGCAGAGCGACTACCAGAACTACAGCGATCCGAATCCGACCTGGGACCCAAACGCAGCCTGGGGAGATGAGAACCAGCCGAATCCAGTTGCAAATCCGCCCATTGACGACTGGGGCACGGGCCACAGCGGCCAGGAGAACATGGGCTACCATGCCGACCAGCCCGAGTCTGTGGTAACTGGCGAGGAGGCAGCGGCGGCTGCCAAGAGTGGGGGCCAGGGTGTGTCTACTCAGGCCACCTCGGCCGGAGGCATCGACTACTACAAGTCCACGGAGAAGCAGCGGGAGCCGCGACGCGATCCTTTAGTGCGGCCCACGGAAGGAGGGCTGCCAGTCCTGGTGTTCTGGTATGTCGTCTACCCGATCCACTTTCTCTGCAAGAAGACGATGCCCGACTGCCGGCAGGAGCGGTATCGCAACTGGTACCCCTTCACCTTCCTAATGTCGATGGTGTGGATATCGTTCTACTCCTATTTTATGGTGTGGATGATTACCGTGATAGGCTCCACGCTTGCCATTCCGGATACCGTGATGGGTTTGACGTTTGTGGCCGCTGGCGTGTCTGTCCCGGATGCCCTAAGCTCAATAGCCGTTATCAAAGAGGGCTTTGGCGATATGGCCGTGTCGAACGCAATTGGCTCGAATGTCTTTGATATACTAGTGTGCTTAGGTCTTCCCTGGTTTATACAGACGGCCATCATAAAGCCCGGCTCGCACGTTAACGTAATATCCAAGG GACTGGCTTACTCCACTCTGTCGCTCTTCTCCACGGTTATCTTTTTGATCCTGTCGACGCACTTAAACGGATGGAAGCTGGACAAGCGACTGGGCATCATTCTCATGGTCTGGTATTTGTTCTTTATCACGCTGGCGTCGCTTTACGAGTTGAATGTCTTCGGCTACATGAATCCCCCCGAGTGCCCCA GCAACTACTAA
- the LOC6535279 gene encoding probable sodium/potassium/calcium exchanger CG1090 isoform X3 codes for MWNMGLLFLIYYCVSIYSAKGDTKDGQSLPLDVGALAEDAGDAQANGEDTPERNTEENSVLDTTLSFEPQATTQSTPIHGAVPTWRPKRDNCTPPAIEQFPQPLMNKWARQHGGLIIHILVAVFTFFGLAIVCDEYFVASLDRLCEELKLSPDVAGATFMAAGSSAPELATVVIGVFFAKDDIGISGVIGSAVFNIMFVISVCALCSGTVCQLNWWPLVRDCFFYCVSILVMLIIIFNDVISCFESVVMLLCYVGYCVALHFNTELERWALGLNLPFKLPSKEEQSALVTYKNVPEGSYTQESVAQTQGQKATNDSESRCEKPQSDYQNYSDPNPTWDPNAAWGDENQPNPVANPPIDDWGTGHSGQENMGYHADQPESVVTGEEAAAAAKSGGQGVSTQATSAGGIDYYKSTEKQREPRRDPLVRPTEGGLPVLVFWYVVYPIHFLCKKTMPDCRQERYRNWYPFTFLMSMVWISFYSYFMVWMITVIGSTLAIPDTVMGLTFVAAGVSVPDALSSIAVIKEGFGDMAVSNAIGSNVFDILVCLGLPWFIQTAIIKPGSHVNVISKGLAYSTLSLFSTVIFLILSTHLNGWKLDKRLGIILMVWYLFFITLASLYELNVFGYMNPPECPSNY; via the exons ATGTGGAACATGGGCCTATTGTTCTTAATCTATTACTGCGTCAGCATATATTCCGCCAAGGGAGACACCAAAGACGGACAGTCTCTGCCTCTGGATGTGGGCGCTTTGGCCGAGGATGCTGGCGACGCCCAGGCCAACGGAGAGGATACTCCAGAGAGAAACACAGAGGAAAATTCCGTCCTGGACACAACCCTGTCGTTTGAG CCTCAGGCGACCACGCAATCGACCCCCATTCATGGCGCAGTTCCCACTTGGCGCCCAAAACGTGACAACTGCACGCCCCCGGCTATCGAGCAGTTCCCACAGCCGCTGATGAACAAGTGGGCGCGGCAGCACGGCGGCCTAATCATTCACATACTGGTAGCAGTCTTTACTTTCTTCGGGTTGGCAATAGTTTGCGATGAGTACTTTGTAGCCAGTCTGGATCGGCTTTGCGAGG AGCTAAAGCTATCGCCAGATGTAGCGGGAGCCACGTTTATGGCTGCCGGCAGCTCGGCACCTGAGCTGGCCACTGTGGTGATAGGAGTGTTCTTTGCTAAGGACGACATCGGCATCAGCGGAGTCATCGGATCGGCCGTATTTAACATTATGTTCGTGATTTCCGTCTGCGCCCTGTGCTCGGGTACCGTCTGCCAATTGAACTGGTGGCCCCTTGTGCGGGACTGCTTCTTTTACTGTGTTTCTATTCTCGTAAtgttaataattattttcaacgACGTTATATCCTGC TTTGAGTCCGTCGTCATGCTCCTCTGCTACGTAGGATACTGCGTGGCCCTCCACTTTAATACGGAGCTGGAACGCTGGGCACTGGGTCTAAATTTACCCTTCAAGCTGCCCAGTAAGGAGGAACAGTCAGCTCTGGTAACCTACAAAAACGTGCCAGAAGGCTCGTACACCCAGGAAAGTGTCGCCCAGACCCAGGGACAGAAGGCCACAAATGATAGTGAGAGCAGATGTGAGAAGCCGCAGAGCGACTACCAGAACTACAGCGATCCGAATCCGACCTGGGACCCAAACGCAGCCTGGGGAGATGAGAACCAGCCGAATCCAGTTGCAAATCCGCCCATTGACGACTGGGGCACGGGCCACAGCGGCCAGGAGAACATGGGCTACCATGCCGACCAGCCCGAGTCTGTGGTAACTGGCGAGGAGGCAGCGGCGGCTGCCAAGAGTGGGGGCCAGGGTGTGTCTACTCAGGCCACCTCGGCCGGAGGCATCGACTACTACAAGTCCACGGAGAAGCAGCGGGAGCCGCGACGCGATCCTTTAGTGCGGCCCACGGAAGGAGGGCTGCCAGTCCTGGTGTTCTGGTATGTCGTCTACCCGATCCACTTTCTCTGCAAGAAGACGATGCCCGACTGCCGGCAGGAGCGGTATCGCAACTGGTACCCCTTCACCTTCCTAATGTCGATGGTGTGGATATCGTTCTACTCCTATTTTATGGTGTGGATGATTACCGTGATAGGCTCCACGCTTGCCATTCCGGATACCGTGATGGGTTTGACGTTTGTGGCCGCTGGCGTGTCTGTCCCGGATGCCCTAAGCTCAATAGCCGTTATCAAAGAGGGCTTTGGCGATATGGCCGTGTCGAACGCAATTGGCTCGAATGTCTTTGATATACTAGTGTGCTTAGGTCTTCCCTGGTTTATACAGACGGCCATCATAAAGCCCGGCTCGCACGTTAACGTAATATCCAAGG GACTGGCTTACTCCACTCTGTCGCTCTTCTCCACGGTTATCTTTTTGATCCTGTCGACGCACTTAAACGGATGGAAGCTGGACAAGCGACTGGGCATCATTCTCATGGTCTGGTATTTGTTCTTTATCACGCTGGCGTCGCTTTACGAGTTGAATGTCTTCGGCTACATGAATCCCCCCGAGTGCCCCA GCAACTACTAA
- the LOC6535279 gene encoding probable sodium/potassium/calcium exchanger CG1090 isoform X2, with protein sequence MVVRRRSRRARMWNMGLLFLIYYCVSIYSAKGDTKDGQSLPLDVGALAEDAGDAQANGEDTPERNTEENSVLDTTLSFEPQATTQSTPIHGAVPTWRPKRDNCTPPAIEQFPQPLMNKWARQHGGLIIHILVAVFTFFGLAIVCDEYFVASLDRLCEELKLSPDVAGATFMAAGSSAPELATVVIGVFFAKDDIGISGVIGSAVFNIMFVISVCALCSGTVCQLNWWPLVRDCFFYCVSILVMLIIIFNDVISCFESVVMLLCYVGYCVALHFNTELERWALGLNLPFKLPSKEEQSALVTYKNVPEGSYTQESVAQTQGQKATNDSESRCEKPQSDYQNYSDPNPTWDPNAAWGDENQPNPVANPPIDDWGTGHSGQENMGYHADQPESVVTGEEAAAAAKSGGQGVSTQATSAGGIDYYKSTEKQREPRRDPLVRPTEGGLPVLVFWYVVYPIHFLCKKTMPDCRQERYRNWYPFTFLMSMVWISFYSYFMVWMITVIGSTLAIPDTVMGLTFVAAGVSVPDALSSIAVIKEGFGDMAVSNAIGSNVFDILVCLGLPWFIQTAIIKPGSHVNVISKGLAYSTLSLFSTVIFLILSTHLNGWKLDKRLGIILMVWYLFFITLASLYELNVFGYMNPPECPS encoded by the exons ATG GTTGTACGCCGTCGATCCCGCCGTGCCCGCATGTGGAACATGGGCCTATTGTTCTTAATCTATTACTGCGTCAGCATATATTCCGCCAAGGGAGACACCAAAGACGGACAGTCTCTGCCTCTGGATGTGGGCGCTTTGGCCGAGGATGCTGGCGACGCCCAGGCCAACGGAGAGGATACTCCAGAGAGAAACACAGAGGAAAATTCCGTCCTGGACACAACCCTGTCGTTTGAG CCTCAGGCGACCACGCAATCGACCCCCATTCATGGCGCAGTTCCCACTTGGCGCCCAAAACGTGACAACTGCACGCCCCCGGCTATCGAGCAGTTCCCACAGCCGCTGATGAACAAGTGGGCGCGGCAGCACGGCGGCCTAATCATTCACATACTGGTAGCAGTCTTTACTTTCTTCGGGTTGGCAATAGTTTGCGATGAGTACTTTGTAGCCAGTCTGGATCGGCTTTGCGAGG AGCTAAAGCTATCGCCAGATGTAGCGGGAGCCACGTTTATGGCTGCCGGCAGCTCGGCACCTGAGCTGGCCACTGTGGTGATAGGAGTGTTCTTTGCTAAGGACGACATCGGCATCAGCGGAGTCATCGGATCGGCCGTATTTAACATTATGTTCGTGATTTCCGTCTGCGCCCTGTGCTCGGGTACCGTCTGCCAATTGAACTGGTGGCCCCTTGTGCGGGACTGCTTCTTTTACTGTGTTTCTATTCTCGTAAtgttaataattattttcaacgACGTTATATCCTGC TTTGAGTCCGTCGTCATGCTCCTCTGCTACGTAGGATACTGCGTGGCCCTCCACTTTAATACGGAGCTGGAACGCTGGGCACTGGGTCTAAATTTACCCTTCAAGCTGCCCAGTAAGGAGGAACAGTCAGCTCTGGTAACCTACAAAAACGTGCCAGAAGGCTCGTACACCCAGGAAAGTGTCGCCCAGACCCAGGGACAGAAGGCCACAAATGATAGTGAGAGCAGATGTGAGAAGCCGCAGAGCGACTACCAGAACTACAGCGATCCGAATCCGACCTGGGACCCAAACGCAGCCTGGGGAGATGAGAACCAGCCGAATCCAGTTGCAAATCCGCCCATTGACGACTGGGGCACGGGCCACAGCGGCCAGGAGAACATGGGCTACCATGCCGACCAGCCCGAGTCTGTGGTAACTGGCGAGGAGGCAGCGGCGGCTGCCAAGAGTGGGGGCCAGGGTGTGTCTACTCAGGCCACCTCGGCCGGAGGCATCGACTACTACAAGTCCACGGAGAAGCAGCGGGAGCCGCGACGCGATCCTTTAGTGCGGCCCACGGAAGGAGGGCTGCCAGTCCTGGTGTTCTGGTATGTCGTCTACCCGATCCACTTTCTCTGCAAGAAGACGATGCCCGACTGCCGGCAGGAGCGGTATCGCAACTGGTACCCCTTCACCTTCCTAATGTCGATGGTGTGGATATCGTTCTACTCCTATTTTATGGTGTGGATGATTACCGTGATAGGCTCCACGCTTGCCATTCCGGATACCGTGATGGGTTTGACGTTTGTGGCCGCTGGCGTGTCTGTCCCGGATGCCCTAAGCTCAATAGCCGTTATCAAAGAGGGCTTTGGCGATATGGCCGTGTCGAACGCAATTGGCTCGAATGTCTTTGATATACTAGTGTGCTTAGGTCTTCCCTGGTTTATACAGACGGCCATCATAAAGCCCGGCTCGCACGTTAACGTAATATCCAAGG GACTGGCTTACTCCACTCTGTCGCTCTTCTCCACGGTTATCTTTTTGATCCTGTCGACGCACTTAAACGGATGGAAGCTGGACAAGCGACTGGGCATCATTCTCATGGTCTGGTATTTGTTCTTTATCACGCTGGCGTCGCTTTACGAGTTGAATGTCTTCGGCTACATGAATCCCCCCGAGTGCCCCAGTTAG
- the LOC6535280 gene encoding sideroflexin-1-3 isoform X2 yields the protein MAAQMPMNTIITGGMMAFYKTTPAVVFWQWCNQTFNAIVNYTNRSGTSPVSQQQLITSYCLATSGALVTALSLNRAVKNMNPLLGRLVPLVAVGAANCINIPCMRMQELRNGVTLFDEHNNEMGISKKAAVVGISTVILSRIAMAIPGMTLTPVLMNVLEKRGFLAKYPRSNAPIQTLFCGFVLLFATPLGCAFFKQRADIKVDSLESEVRDTIRKKRPDLETVWFNKGL from the exons ATGGCTGCGCAAATGCCCATGAACACAATTATTACCGGCG GCATGATGGCCTTTTACAAGACCACACCCGCCGTCGTCTTCTGGCAGTGGTGTAATCAGACATTCAACGCCATTGTCAACTACACAAACCGCTCGGGCACCTCGCCCGTCAGCCAGCA GCAACTAATTACCTCGTATTGTCTGGCCACTAGCGGAGCCTTGGTCACGGCTCTTTCCTTGAACCGCGCAGTGAAGAACATGAATCCGCTCTTGGGTCGCCTTGTCCCCCTAGTCGCAGTTGGTGCTGCCAACTGCATCAACATTCCTTGCATGCGGATGCA AGAACTACGCAACGGAGTGACGCTTTTTGACGAGCACAACAACGAAATGGGCATCTCGAAAAAGGCGGCCGTTGTTGGAATCTCAACAGTAATCCTGAGTCGAATCGCTATGGCCATACCGGGAATGA CTCTGACACCGGTGCTGATGAATGTCCTCGAGAAAAGGGGATTCTTGGCTAAATACCCGCGATCCAACGCTCCCATCCAAACGCTCTTCTGTGGCTTCGTGCTGCTTTTCGCCACGCCCCTAGGCTGCGCATTTTTCAAGCAGCGAGCGGACATCAAAGTGGACAGCCTTGAGTCGGAGGTCCGTGACACCATTAGGAAGAAGCGTCCGGATTTGGAAACTGTCTGGTTCAACAAGGGCCTGTAA
- the LOC6535280 gene encoding sideroflexin-1-3 isoform X1, whose protein sequence is MSPLPRVNIDEPKYDQNYYLGRAKHFFLLTNPLNVLASDSKLEEARQIVLRYRAGKDVPECKTIDDVWRAKYLYDSAFHPETGEKQIVIGRMAAQMPMNTIITGGMMAFYKTTPAVVFWQWCNQTFNAIVNYTNRSGTSPVSQQQLITSYCLATSGALVTALSLNRAVKNMNPLLGRLVPLVAVGAANCINIPCMRMQELRNGVTLFDEHNNEMGISKKAAVVGISTVILSRIAMAIPGMTLTPVLMNVLEKRGFLAKYPRSNAPIQTLFCGFVLLFATPLGCAFFKQRADIKVDSLESEVRDTIRKKRPDLETVWFNKGL, encoded by the exons ATGAGCCCTCTCCCCCGAGTCAACATTGACGAGCCGAAATATGATCAGAACTATTACTTGGGGAGGGCCAAGCACTTCTTCCTGCTGACCAACCCGCTTAATGTGCTGGCCTCCGACTCGAAGTTAGAGGAGGCCCGCCAGATAGTGCTGAGGTACCGGGCTG GAAAGGATGTTCCCGAGTGCAAGACCATCGATGACGTGTGGCGCGCCAAATACCTGTACGATTCGGCGTTCCATCCGGAGACCGGGGAGAAGCAGATAGTCATCGGGCGCATGGCTGCGCAAATGCCCATGAACACAATTATTACCGGCG GCATGATGGCCTTTTACAAGACCACACCCGCCGTCGTCTTCTGGCAGTGGTGTAATCAGACATTCAACGCCATTGTCAACTACACAAACCGCTCGGGCACCTCGCCCGTCAGCCAGCA GCAACTAATTACCTCGTATTGTCTGGCCACTAGCGGAGCCTTGGTCACGGCTCTTTCCTTGAACCGCGCAGTGAAGAACATGAATCCGCTCTTGGGTCGCCTTGTCCCCCTAGTCGCAGTTGGTGCTGCCAACTGCATCAACATTCCTTGCATGCGGATGCA AGAACTACGCAACGGAGTGACGCTTTTTGACGAGCACAACAACGAAATGGGCATCTCGAAAAAGGCGGCCGTTGTTGGAATCTCAACAGTAATCCTGAGTCGAATCGCTATGGCCATACCGGGAATGA CTCTGACACCGGTGCTGATGAATGTCCTCGAGAAAAGGGGATTCTTGGCTAAATACCCGCGATCCAACGCTCCCATCCAAACGCTCTTCTGTGGCTTCGTGCTGCTTTTCGCCACGCCCCTAGGCTGCGCATTTTTCAAGCAGCGAGCGGACATCAAAGTGGACAGCCTTGAGTCGGAGGTCCGTGACACCATTAGGAAGAAGCGTCCGGATTTGGAAACTGTCTGGTTCAACAAGGGCCTGTAA